GGTGATCTCCAGCAGACGGGGGATGAGCACCGGCCCGAACAGGAGCACGCCGGTGAACAACGAACCGCCGCCGGCCAGCATGAGCACCGTGCTGTGCCAAGCCATCGCCGACGCGAGCAGGACGAGCCCGGCGATCAACATGAAGACGCCGAGCACCAGCCGTGCCCGCCCCGTGGCTGTACGCGGGTCGGTCGCGGTGTCGGGACGCAGTGCCGCCAGCGGGCTCACCCGCACCACGCGCCGGATCGGCAGCCAGGCCGCGACCAGGGTGGCCGTCAGCCCGATGGCGAGCCCGCCCAGCAGCCACGGCGCGGGCGGTGCCGGGGCGGCGATCGGGGTGATCGGTGAGAGGGTCTTGATCAGGGCGATGAGCCCGTAGCCGAGTCCGGCGCCGACCAGCACGCCGGCCAGCGACGACAGGAGGCCGACGACGGCCGCCTCCCGGCGTACCGAACTCACCACCTGGCGGCGGGTCGCACCGACGCAGCGCAACAGGGCGAAGTCGCGCATGCGCTGGGCCAGCAGGATGGAGAAGGTGTTCGCGATGACCAGGATCGAGACGAACACGGCGATGCCGGCGAAGAGCAGCAGCAGCAGTGACCAGGTGTCCACGCCGTTCTGGAGCTGCGCCGTCCGGGCCGCGATCTCCTGCTCCGGGGTCTGCACCTTCGCGGTCTCGGGCACCGGACCGACCGCGCCGCGCACCGTCACCGTGTAGATGCCGAGGGAGGGATCGTCGGCCCAGCGCATGAGCTGCGGCCAGGTGACGTACACCGACGCCTGCGCCACAGGAGAAGGCGCCCGCACGATGCCGACCACGGTGAAGTCGGCTGCCGTGGCACGCTCACCTATCCGGATGCGGTCGCCGACGGCGACGTCCCAGTTCTGGGCGTCCCACAGGTCCACCACGGCCTCGCCCTTGCGCTCGGGGAAACGGCCCGAGGTGAGCTGCTGCCAGCGCAGGTCCTTGGACTCGGCGACCGGCCCCACGCCCATCTCGGGGTAGGACCGGTCACCCGCGCGCACCGTCAGCATGGCCCTGCCGAGCGGTGACGCGTTCGCGCCATGACGCTCGACGAGCTCGAACGCATCCTCGTTCGTCAGCTTGGACACCACGTGGTCGGAGTTGCGGAACGGCGCCCCGAAGCCGGCCATGATGCCGCTCTGCGCCCCGGAGGTGAGCACGCCGACCCCGACGACGAAGGCCACGGCGACGGTGACCGCGATCGCCGCCGCGACGTACCTGCGGACATGGGTGCGCAGCGACGCGAGAAAGACGGTGCGCATCAGGCGATCCGTCCGTCTTCCAGGGTGACCACGCCGTCGGCGTAGGCCGCGGCCTCACGCTCGTGGGTGACCATCACGACGGTCTGGCCCAGCTCGCGGGTGGATTTGTGCAGGTACCCCAGGACCTCCGCCGAGGTGGTGCTGTCGAGGTTTCCGGTGGGCTCGTCGGCGAACAGCAGATCCGGCCCGGTGATCAGAGCCCGGGCGATGGCCACCCGCTGCTGCTGGCCGCCGGACATCTCGGAGGGCCGGTGGCCGAGCCGGTCGGCCATGCCGAGGGTTTCGGCGAGCACGTGCACGCGCTCGGTCGCCGCGTCGTCGATGCGCCGGCCGCCGAGCTCGAGCGGGAGCGTGATGTTCTGGAACGCCGTGAGCATCGGCAGCAGGTTGAAAGACTGGAACACGAAGCCGATGTGCTCACGGCGGAAGACCGTGAGCTCGTTGTCGTCGAGTGATCCGAGATCGGTGCCGGCCACGGTGACAGTGCCATCGCTCGCCTGATCGAGCCCGGCCAGGCAGTGCATCAACGTGGACTTGCCCGATCCGCTCGACCCCATGATCGCGGTGAACTTGCCGCGCGGGAGGTCGAGGTCGACGCCGCGCAGGGCATGCACGCGGGTTTCACCCTGGCCGTACACCTTGGTCAGGTTTCGCGCGCTGGCCGCCACGGTTTCCAGAGCGGCTCGCTGTCCGGTCATATAGAAGCACCCTTCGATTGTGCTTGCGTACAGTCGGCATGCATGAGCAGAAAGCCATCATTGACGGCTTCATGGCGCTATTCTTCGCGCCAAGGCTGGTAGTCGTGCTGGTACTCCGCAAAGCGCCATCCATCGTAGACGAGCAGTCGGCCGGGCACCAACGGTTCCAAATTGAAGCAGGGCGCCGTGCGGAGTAATAGTCAAGACTGTGGATGCCGAGTTCCTTGGCGACTGTGGGAAGGGTGCTTGCACCGGACGGGCGGCATTCCCTGGTCAGCCCCCGGGTGTCCGGGCCGCTGGTCCGGCGTTGGCGTCGAAGGAACTGCCGCCGTACCTGGGGTCGAGCACGGATGCGGACCACGTGGCGGGCGCGGCCAGCATGGCCGCGACGCCGATGGTGAGCCCGGCGCTGACCAGCGAACTACGACGGGGCCTGACCAGCCGCGCCAGCGCGAGCGCGACGACGGCGACCACGCCGAGCGCGACCGCGCCCCACATCGCCCACGGCAGAAAAGTGGGGTAGAAGGACCACAACCAGACGGCCCAGGCGAGTTCGGCCACGATCGCGAGCGGAAATATCCACGCCATCCTGCCTCCGCTCCGATACGCCCGCCAGAACATTACAATGCCGATTCCGGACAAAGCGGCTACCGGCGGCGCGAGTACGGCCACATATGCGCTGTGCGGGATGACAAAGACCGCGCTGTAGGGCAGGGCGAAGGTGAGAAGCCACACGCCCCACATCACCATTCCGCCGCGTGCCGGGTCGGTACGCTCGGCCCGGCGCCACCACCACAGCCCGCACAGCAGAGCCATCAGCGCGAGCGGATACAGCCAACCGGACGCGACGCCGAGGCGGCCGCCGAACAGCTTGCCCCAGCCGCCCCCATGCTCGATGCCTATCTCGGGGATGACCATGCCAGGGCGTGGCCGGGGCAGCTGCGTCGATCTCTTCGGAGGCGCCGGGCCGATCACCGAGCCCATGTAGTTGGGCGGCAGGGCGCCGGGCAGATTGATGCCCAGGCGTCCGAGACCGTTGTACCCGAACACCATCGCGGCGGCGCTGCTGTTCGTGGTGCCGCTGATGTAGGGCCGGTCGGCGGCCGGAGTGACGTGGTAGAGCGTGATCCACGACAGCGACACCACGAGCGTCACCACTCCGGCGATCCCCAGGTGCTGCAGCCGACGGCGCAGTCCGATCGGCGCGCTCAGGAGATAACCGATCGCCAGGGCGGGCAGGATCATCCACGCCTGCAACATCTTCGCCTGGAAACCCAGCCCGACCCAGACGCCGGCCCAGACCAGCGACCGCAGCCGTCCTTCCAGCACGGCCCGCTGATAGGAGTCGACGGCGAGCACCAGGCACATGACCAGCGCCCCATCGGCCATGCTGTGCCCGAACATGGACGCGGCCACGGGGGTGATGGTGAAGACGGCGGCGGCGAGCAGACCTGGCACCACGCCCGCCCATCGCCGCACGATCCGGTACATCACCAGCACCGAGATCACGCCCTCGATCACCTGCGGCAAGGCAAGGGCCCAGGCGTGGAAGCCGAAGATCTTGACCGAGATGGCCTGCGGCACGAAGGCCCCGGCGAGCTTGTCGAGCGTGTAGGTCGCCTGCACGTCGACGGTGCCGTACAGGAACGCCTTCCAGTTCTCGGACATGCTCTTGACGGCGTCCGAGTATCTCGGTGCGTAGTCGACCAGCGGCAGGTTCCAGGCGTAGAGCACCGCTGCCGTGGCCGCGATGCAGAGCAGCGCCGGCCGGGCCCACCACGGCTGGCCGGGCGGCGAGCGCCACACCGCCCAGCGGGGGAATCTGCCGGCGGGTGCGGGGTCCCGGCACGCGGACGGCGGAGTCATGGTGATGTGCGACATGAGGAACTCCCAGGCGTTTCCTTCGGCAGTTCCCTGCCTTTACTCGGCTGCGTAGCGAATGACCGGCCAGGTGGTCTCGTTATATCCGCCGTCCGGTGCGGCGTTCCTGGCATGCTCATCGAGTTTGGCGAACAGGTTCTTGTTCGGCCCGTCGAGCACCGACAACTGCGTCGCGTAGTGCTTCATCGCCTGGAATTTCCGCGTCCGCGCCTCCTCATCGACGAAACTCAGCTCCGGAGAGCCGAGCCGGAGGCCGTCAGGCAATTCAGCCAGGTCCTGGGAATACGCCGCGTACGGGAGATCCTGCCAGAGTCGCAGCGGAATACCTCGCTCGCGTGCGGCGAGCAGCGTGGCATCCCGCGTGGCCTTGTGGTCGGGGTGTTTCCCGATGGCCACACAGGTGAGAACGAGCGTCGGATCGCACTCCGCGATCATGGACTCGATGTCCTCCCTGATCGCGGCGACCAGGTCGTGGTTGTTCGCCGGCGACTGCTGGCGGACCATCGAGCCTTCGTTGTGGTGCAGCAGCCACTGGCCATCCGGTGACCTTCGATAGATGGCATCGAGAAAACGGCCATGCCGATGGCCCGCACCGAGCTGATCGAGGGCGGCGATGTCCTCATTTCGTCGGCGCAGCGGCGCGTCCTCGGTCGGCGACAGACCCCAGCGTGCGTGGAATCGCTCCGCCGCCGGGGAATAAGGGGGCGCCGCGCTGCCGGCGAACACCGTGAAGACGGTTACTTTTCCACCGTCCTGCTCCGCTTGGGCGAGGCTGGCTCCGACGGAGAGGACGGCATCATCCAAATGAGGGGAGATTGCTAATATCCGGGTTCGGTCGGCGTCCTGCAACATGGTTGTCAGTCTGGTGTCGGCCCTGCCCCGTTGCAATAAAGCGGAACTGGACGGGACCTCGCACGCGTGGAGAATTTCCGGGCGGGCCGGGCACCACGATGAGTCACCCGGTCACGTCG
The nucleotide sequence above comes from Nonomuraea gerenzanensis. Encoded proteins:
- a CDS encoding ArnT family glycosyltransferase, which codes for MSHITMTPPSACRDPAPAGRFPRWAVWRSPPGQPWWARPALLCIAATAAVLYAWNLPLVDYAPRYSDAVKSMSENWKAFLYGTVDVQATYTLDKLAGAFVPQAISVKIFGFHAWALALPQVIEGVISVLVMYRIVRRWAGVVPGLLAAAVFTITPVAASMFGHSMADGALVMCLVLAVDSYQRAVLEGRLRSLVWAGVWVGLGFQAKMLQAWMILPALAIGYLLSAPIGLRRRLQHLGIAGVVTLVVSLSWITLYHVTPAADRPYISGTTNSSAAAMVFGYNGLGRLGINLPGALPPNYMGSVIGPAPPKRSTQLPRPRPGMVIPEIGIEHGGGWGKLFGGRLGVASGWLYPLALMALLCGLWWWRRAERTDPARGGMVMWGVWLLTFALPYSAVFVIPHSAYVAVLAPPVAALSGIGIVMFWRAYRSGGRMAWIFPLAIVAELAWAVWLWSFYPTFLPWAMWGAVALGVVAVVALALARLVRPRRSSLVSAGLTIGVAAMLAAPATWSASVLDPRYGGSSFDANAGPAARTPGG
- a CDS encoding PIG-L deacetylase family protein, with the protein product MLQDADRTRILAISPHLDDAVLSVGASLAQAEQDGGKVTVFTVFAGSAAPPYSPAAERFHARWGLSPTEDAPLRRRNEDIAALDQLGAGHRHGRFLDAIYRRSPDGQWLLHHNEGSMVRQQSPANNHDLVAAIREDIESMIAECDPTLVLTCVAIGKHPDHKATRDATLLAARERGIPLRLWQDLPYAAYSQDLAELPDGLRLGSPELSFVDEEARTRKFQAMKHYATQLSVLDGPNKNLFAKLDEHARNAAPDGGYNETTWPVIRYAAE
- a CDS encoding ABC transporter permease — encoded protein: MRTVFLASLRTHVRRYVAAAIAVTVAVAFVVGVGVLTSGAQSGIMAGFGAPFRNSDHVVSKLTNEDAFELVERHGANASPLGRAMLTVRAGDRSYPEMGVGPVAESKDLRWQQLTSGRFPERKGEAVVDLWDAQNWDVAVGDRIRIGERATAADFTVVGIVRAPSPVAQASVYVTWPQLMRWADDPSLGIYTVTVRGAVGPVPETAKVQTPEQEIAARTAQLQNGVDTWSLLLLLFAGIAVFVSILVIANTFSILLAQRMRDFALLRCVGATRRQVVSSVRREAAVVGLLSSLAGVLVGAGLGYGLIALIKTLSPITPIAAPAPPAPWLLGGLAIGLTATLVAAWLPIRRVVRVSPLAALRPDTATDPRTATGRARLVLGVFMLIAGLVLLASAMAWHSTVLMLAGGGSLFTGVLLFGPVLIPRLLEITGTRLGTIGRLATKNAVRNPRRTATTAASLLVGITLITAVLTGVAITSEALNERLDGQHPIDAALVSTGKPFSADFLDKVRGTSGVDQAIAVDGAVATVSGLDKPIPVVTAPDAQRVAHDGGSFARVEPGVLRLDESAFRQLRLRAGDKVRVTVGDRRAVLQVSLATGWGLQAVVAPETLARLTDSAAPRAVWIRASADADSTRLVGELGDLAAAAGANVNDQLEARETENAPLMILTWAIVALLGFSVAIALVGIANTLGLSVLERVREHALLRALGLTRRQLRRMLAAEAVLLSLVAAVLGTVIGIGFAWVGYETFVKQALDNATMQVPWPLLAVVVLVAALAGLLASVLPARRAVRVTPAAGLSFE
- a CDS encoding ABC transporter ATP-binding protein; translated protein: MTGQRAALETVAASARNLTKVYGQGETRVHALRGVDLDLPRGKFTAIMGSSGSGKSTLMHCLAGLDQASDGTVTVAGTDLGSLDDNELTVFRREHIGFVFQSFNLLPMLTAFQNITLPLELGGRRIDDAATERVHVLAETLGMADRLGHRPSEMSGGQQQRVAIARALITGPDLLFADEPTGNLDSTTSAEVLGYLHKSTRELGQTVVMVTHEREAAAYADGVVTLEDGRIA